One Ostrea edulis chromosome 2, xbOstEdul1.1, whole genome shotgun sequence genomic region harbors:
- the LOC125677888 gene encoding uncharacterized protein LOC125677888: MTTNEIQHSKNLFGCSCKMATIDTAIASALQQFNLTCLKEEQKQILQAILSGEDCVAVLPTGYGKSLPYQLYIPVLKCIVCDNTASKKPVVLVCCPLVALMEDQVRRLREIPSVNAEFIGGEADEVIRNGEADIIFGSPEMIIGSKHWREELEKFNVKLIVVDEFHTVATWGAVGQEEEKAFRKWFRCIGELRSLFPSAVMLALSATCTKKMLNKVTDALLMTGCKHFITRNPNKENIKYIVRKIENDIQSSMFWLIESIEKYKDRFPRTLIYCNSIKDVSQIYNYVVEEVPICKPFVDMFHSETTSEKKSQILSQLTKPSNLKLVICTSALGMGIDIVDCYSVVMYGPPSNAVEFLQEGGRVGRKGEKSVCVLLYHSHQLQHTDDDIRSLLRETTCRRLSIMSCFVKAKELEEIKSKHFKKHNCCDLCETMCDCKQCTRLPLEKILDVTDLGQISTDVVDSDSDTVSYDYQSDSVTDDELLELTLDTL; this comes from the exons ATGACAACCAATGAGATTCAACATAGCAAAAACCTTTTCGGCTGTTCATGTAAAATGGCGACGATTGATACGGCAATAGCATCTGCGCttcaacaattcaatttaacGTGTTTAAAGGAAGAACAAAAACAGATTCTTCAAGCCATTCTGTCAGGAGAGGATTGTGTTGCTGTACTACCAACAGGATATGGAAAATCCCTACCATATCAACTTTATATTCCGGTTTTAAAATGTATAGTATGCGACAACACTGCATCGAAGAAGCCAGTTGTTTTGGTTTGCTGTCCACTTGTGGCACTCATGGAAGACCAAGTACGGCGTTTACGAGAGATACCATCTGTAAATGCCGAGTTCATAG GTGGAGAAGCAGATGAAGTGATAAGAAATGGTGAGGCAGATATAATTTTTGGCTCTCCAGAAATGATTATTGGAAGTAAACACTGGCGGGAAGAGTTAGAGAAATTCAACGTAAAGCTTATTGTGGTTGATGAGTTCCATACAGTTGCCACTTG GGGTGCAGTCGGACAAGAGGAGGAAAAGGCTTTTAGAAAATGGTTCAGATGTATAGGAGAACTGAGATCTTTATTTCCATCAGCAGTTATGCTAGCTTTGAGTGCAACATGTACcaaaaaaatgttaaacaaaGTTACAGATGCTTTATTGATGACAGGAtgtaaacatttcatcacaaGGAAtccaaataaagaaaatattaagtATATTGTAAGGAAAATAGAAAATGATATTCAGTCATCAATGTTTTGGTTGATTGAATCCATAGAAAAATACAAGGACAGATTTCCACGAACTCTAATTTATTGCAATTCCATAAAGGATGTATCGCAAATCTACAATTATGTGGTGGAGGAGGTTCCTATATGTAAACCCTTTGTAGATATGTTTCATTCAGAAACCACAAGTGAAAAAAAGTCACAGATCTTATCTCAGCTGACAAAACCTAGCAACTTAAAATTAGTGATATGCACAAGTGCACTGGGAATGGGCATAGATATTGTTGACTGTTACAGTGTTGTCATGTATGGTCCACCTTCAAATGCAGTAGAATTTTTACAGGAAGGTGGACGTGTAGGAAGAAAAGGAGAAAAATCAGTCTGTGTGTTGTTGTACCATTCCCACCAACTGCAACACACAGATGATGATATTAGGTCTTTACTGAGAGAAACCACATGTAGACGACTGTCTATAATGAGCTGTTTTGTAAAGGCTAAAGAATTAGAAGAGATTAAAAGTAAGCACTTTAAAAAACATAATTGTTGTGATCTGTGTGAAACAATGTGTGACTGCAAACAATGTACTAGGCTACCATTAGAAAAAATACTTGATGTAACTGATTTAGGACAAATTTCAACAGATGTGGTAGACAGTGATTCTGATACTGTATCTTATGACTATCAGTCAGACTCAGTTACAGATGATGAACTTTTGGAACTCACTTTAGATACATTGTAA
- the LOC125664389 gene encoding uncharacterized protein LOC125664389, producing MLDVLKKSNPSYLVNQTCEIIDDECEKICKRNSGSVLQDRTYHGILNFSWDELEGELQTLAPNLLQIVKSIVSDKPSSMSDRCRIQMLNAIACALHARSREMTALQYLTGLILLHGGCTQRDIDRLAKMGVTVLSDTLHKKLGTWQVNLDEVLIQMKQDWLNMGKEKYQLAGDNWDKNILPSYRTSQQKTISLHLFTVVGVVDRISPPLPDEVTNINSVTDLDANIFIPSLQEQNVLRNELTFLVASALVNNIDQLTNHFKNIYPQHLEHQYSHSAGIKTKQYCLGLFDCNEQKTQDVIQLLKELQDKYVPVTDGDIKEEVFFGGDRLTDERIQCAQQAMENENTPLKRLEGFISKIEDFHRLMNFLEAICKLTFSTSSGKDRGTAYFFRNLLNCRNIKGDVKNSYRAYKMLYYTIFDGICCALFLRELNLDSLEDEIPFPPDWDKLNETEKVEWLNTLSENIVKKWFFESADDLCQELRDIMNDPDHEENYWTSNYSNGRFKCHFCDKTYIYSKSLQTHELKVHSHNVKKQSGEKISTDSDEVFNYVMLVFKLVALHRNLDSAVDMGDGMRSVRSAKYEAPIYNKTNKLKYLIGSVHLTALVSGTLPNNQSERLIWNRFINISGGKMNNMAIDEYVELVNRDTKNTCSGYQTKESIVSHSREFPHLIDATKHVDAICDVHKRKGFHKKPSYVGDVKKVASELIRMNAFDKTIGRTLGCREIVSERNPFDSCYSNFTTMIHRHKPVLPFRRLRNERV from the exons ATGCTTGATGTTTTAAAGAAATCAAATCCATCATATCTAGTAAACCAGACTTGTGAAATAATTGACGATGAATGTGAAAAGATATGCAAGCGCAACAGTGGAAGCGTACTCCAGGATCGAACATATCATGGTATATTGAATTTTTCATGGGATGAATTGGAAGGAGAATTACAAACTCTTGCCCCAAATTTACTTCAAATAGTAAAAAGCATTGTTTCAGACAAACCATCATCTATGTCTGACAGATGTCGCATACAGATGCTGAACGCCATTGCTTGTGCACTACATGCAAGGTCCAGAGAAATGACAGCACTTCAATATTTAACAGGATTAATCTTACTTCATGGAGGCTGCACTCAACGA gACATTGACAGATTAGCTAAAATGGGCGTAACTGTGTTGTCTGATACCCTTCACAAAAAGCTTGGAACCTGGCAAGTAAATCTTGATGAAGTGCTGATTCAAATGAAACAGGATTGGTTGAACATGGGAAAGGAAAAATATCAACTAGCAGGAGATAACTGGGATAAGAACATTCTCCCAAGTTACAGAACCTCACAGCAGAAAACGATCTCCTTGCATTTATTTACTGTTGTGGGAGTTGTAGATAGAATTTCACCTCCCTTACCAGATGAAGTGACGAACATTAATTCTGTAACTGATTTGGACGCCAACATATTCATCCCTTCATTGCAAGAGCAGAATGTACTAAGAAATGAGCTGACTTTCCTTGTTGCTAGTGCATTGGTGAATAACATTGATCAGTTAACAAACCACTTCAAGAACATTTACCCACAACATCTGGAACACCAGTATAGTCATTCTGCAGGAATCAAGACCAAACAG TATTGCCTTGGATTGTTTGATTGCAATGAGCAGAAAACCCAGGATGTAATCCAACTCTTAAAAGAACTACAAGACAAGTATGTCCCAGTTACAGATGGAGACATTAAGGAAGAAGTATTCTTTGGAG GTGATCGTTTGACAGATGAGCGAATACAGTGTGCCCAGCAAGcaatggaaaatgaaaacaCTCCATTAAAACGATTGGAAGGATTCATTTCTAAGATAGAAGATTTCCATCGACTTATGAATTTTTTGGAG gCTATCTGTAAATTGACATTTAGCACCAGTTCAGGAAAAGATAGAGGCACTGCATACTTTTTTAGGAATTTGCTCAACTGTCGTAACATCAAAGGGGATGTCAAGAACTCCTATCGGGCATACAAAATGCTGTATTATACCATTTTTGATGGAATTTGTTGTGCATTGTTTTTGAGGGAATTGAATTTGGACTCCTTAGAAGATGAAATCCCCTTTCCTCCTGACTGGGACAAGTTGAACGAGACTGAGAAGGTAGAATGGTTAAACACTTTAAGTGAAAATATTGTGAAGAAATGGTTCTTTGAAAGTGCTGATGATTTATGTCAAGAGCTGCGAGACATAATGAATGATCCTGATCATGAAGAAAATTATTGGACTTCCAATTACTCCAATGGGCGATTCAAATGTCATTTCTGTGATAAAACATATATCTACTCTAAAAGCTTACAAACTCATGAGCTTAAAGTTCATTCACATAATGTGAAGAAACAATCTGGTGAAAAGATATCTACAGATAGTGATGAGGTGTTTAACTATGTTATGCTAGTATTTAAACTAGTTGCGTTACATCGGAATCTGGATTCTGCTGTTGATATGGGAGATGGTATGAGATCAGTACGGTCTGCCAAGTATGAAGCACCAATttacaataaaacaaataaactgAAGTACCTGATAGGAAGTGTCCATTTGACTGCATTGGTATCTGGAACCCTTCCAAACAACCAATCTGAGCGCCTTATATGGAACAGATTTATTAATATCAGTGGTGGAAAAATGAATAACATGGCTATAGACGAGTATGTAGAGCTTGTTAATCGTGACACGAAAAACACTTGCTCAGGGTATCAAACAAAGGAAAGCATTGTTTCACATTCAAGAGAGTTTCCACATCTAATTGATGCAACAAAACATGTTGATGCTATTTGTGATGTTCATAAAAGAAAGGGCTTTCACAAGAAGCCCTCATATGTTGGGGATGTGAAAAAGGTTGCATCTGAACTAATTAGAATGAATGCATTTGATAAAACTATTGGGAGAACTCTAGGATGTAGGGAAATAGTGTCTGAAAGAAACCCTTTTGACAGTTGTTATTCTAACTTTACAACCATGATTCACAGGCACAAGCCAGTGCTTCCATTCAGGCGATTGAGAAATGAACGAGTTTGA